ATTCCTGAACTCCACCTTCTAGCCCAATCTATAGGTTTCAGAAGATGCCAGAGAAAGGTActctggcaaaaagaaaaaaaaggggggtggggggagacaaaGAAActggtggtttgttttcttttttcaggtgAATATACATTTTACATCTCTGCTTTAATTCTTAAATGGCTGCGGGATATCTCTCCCCCTTAATTAGCAACCAAAATACATCTTGCTAACGCTTAATGATGGCCTGTAAGCAGAGAGAATGCAAATACCCAGTTAACATTGAACTTtcctcacagaaaaaaatagcaaaaggagaaaaaaatcatcttaatgGTTCTTTGGGTAAACACCACCTGAAGGGAATCTCCTTCCCTTTCACTCTATGCAAAAATCAGTGTtgttgcaagattttttttttttttttttttttttgcgtccCTTTTCTTGGGAAGAGACAGCAATCTCCATTAGAAATGATTGGGGGTATTCTTACAGGGGCAGCAGACACTTAGTTCTGAGCCTGTGACATTGCTTGCATTTGAGACCTCTctatatatattccatctttctttttctcctttcttttaaacAAGTAATACGCCACCCTCTTGCCCCTGCCAAGCCCCACCACCAAATGGCTTGTACAATTGAGACCTGTCCTTGGTCCATTGAATTAAGACCCTAACAGAGCCAGctgtgctgggattcaaactaatgaccacagacacagaaggacacTGTGGCAGCTGGtagttcttttttcccccctgccTCTTTAGTTCAGATTGTATGTGGGCAGCCTTGTAGTTCTCAGTTGTATTGTGTGTGCTTACAGTTTATGCTCGGATGTATTGTAGACTTTCTCAGTACTTCATTTGCTAATTTCCTGTGCGTTTTCCTCACAGGGCCATTGCTGTTTTCTACTTTACAGCATTTGCATGCCCAGGCAGCACTTGTTCACACATTTCATAATGTTTAAATGCCCTCTGCTTATAGGTAGCATCGCCCGCCCTCCCACCCCTGATTTGCATGTCTTTAGCACTCCAATTGCCCTTTTCCCTCGGCGTTTGTCACccctgtctttcctctttccctgggTACTCTAgctattaatacatttttttctcaggagGGTTACAAGAatagggggtggggggaggagctgtgtggtgtgctgtggggagggagggaacaggggTTGGGAGTGttagggggtgtgtgtgtgggggtcacgTCTTGGTGATTGTTATGCAAACGACCCGACTTGAGAACGTGGGAGCTTTCTGTGGTGTCTGCAGTGGGCTAGCGAGGGTggctgtttatttatatttaatttttctcctcGTGCAGCTCATTGGAATGACTTTCTTTATTTTAGTTGTAACAGTTGGAGAATAATGCAAAGGAAGACGCTGCCTGGGAATTCACCGTCTGTGGACATGCGCCCCAGAGAGGACTAAAGCAGCCCTCACCTTGCTCTCCCCACCCGGATCCCCCTTTACTGCCCGGCCCGGCCGGTACCCCGACCCCACCATCACCCgcttcccttccccccacctttccccctttcccaccCAGGTGTCGGACCAGGCGGTCCCCACTTCCACCCTGCACCCCTTCTTCCCCCCCTGCACCATGAACACCAATGTCTGCGTGGAGCCCGGGCCGAGCCCGGAGGCCCCGGGCTTGCCCAAGGAAAGCCACCTGCCCGAGGGGGCCCTGAACAGCCTTGTGGATTACAACTCGGAGATGGAGCGTTACCGCTCCTTTGCCACCTCCTTCTACAAGACCAACGGGGGCGCCTTCCCGCAGGCAGCCAAGATCGCGCGCATCACCACCCCCATCTTCCCCAGCAGCGCCGCCGCCGCTGCGGCCGCCGCGCGCATCGGCATGTCCCCGTGGAACTGCGACAACGCGGCCACCGCCGCCGCCACTGCGATGCTCTGGGGCAGcgggggcggcggcgggggcggcgggggcgggggtgggggcggcGGGGCCGGCAGGAAATCCTCCTcggccgccgcctcctcctccgcctcctcctcggCGATCCTCCCCTCcgccggcggtggtggcggcggcggtggtggtggtggtggcggcggcggcggcggcggcaggacCAGCATGCACCACCGGAACGACTCCCAGCGGCTGGGGAAGGCTGGCTGTCCGCCAGAGCCGTCGTTGCAAATGGCAAATACTAATTTCCTCTCCACCTTATCCCCCGAACACTGCAGACCTTTGGCGGGGGAATGCATGAACAAGCTCAAATGCGGCGCTGCTGAAGCAGAGATAATGAATCTCCCCGAGCGGGTGGGGACTTTTTCCGCTATCCCGGCTTTAGGGGGCATCTCATTACCTCCAGGGGTCATCGTCATGACAGCCCTTCACTCCCCCGCAGCAGCCTCAGCAGCCGTCACAGACAGTGCGTTTCAAATTGCCAATCTGGCAGACTGCCCGCAGaatcattcctcctcctcctcgtcctcctcgggGGGAGCTGGCGGAGCCAACCCGgccaagaagaagaggaaaaggtgtGGGGTCTGCGTGCCCTGCAAGAGGCTCATCAACTGTGGCGTCTGCAGCAGTTGCAGGAACCGCAAAACGGGACACCAGATCTGCAAATTTAGAAAATGTGAAGAGCTAAAGAAAAAACCTGGCACTTCGCTAGAGGTCAGAGGAGATGATTTCTTGTTTCCCAGTGTtgccccctccctcctcacccccttctcctctcccccacagGGTTTCTTGTCTGGCTTCAAGACGCAGCACGCCCTTTTCTGAAGCTTCTTGCAGGTTGTAACATACTGTCATAGGTGGTTTGCAGAGGGCATGGCCTCTACACCACCCTCCCAGCTGCACCTCAGCCTGAACCACCTTTCTGCTAGAGGGTGCCCCTCCTTTTCTTATCTCTGGAAAAAAAGCAATTGATCTAAGAATCCGAAGTTTTACATTTGAGTATGGTTAATATTTTTCCCTTGCTGGTTTCAACAGTGCTCTTAGGAAAACCCACAACAAATAGCTCAGCCCCCCAAATTGAACATATccatcataaatatatatacgtCTAAAAAAAGACTCACCAGAGACCCAGTTCTAACactacacatgtggtacacaacctacattatacacatacatgtgtgcatataccatctatcatacatatatgtgtgtgctgcaATGCCTGGACtcaagtgttgttttttttttttttcagttctcttcTAGAATAATTTTTCTCCTTAGCACGatagaatgtttttgtttgttttatttcttgccttcttaatattttttgagCAAGCATAAATCTTATAGAGAGCTGATAGTCACCAGCCATTTTCGAGATGTTACTTTTAGTAAAGCAGAAGTTATTTACTATTGTGTCTAATaggtgtttgatttttaaaatattttatgtagttcCAGAAAAactctgctgtttttcttttttttttttgtcgttggtgttattgttgttttattttttttacatttccctGGGGTTCTACATCTAACAAAGTATCTATATTGTGGTTGCAATATTACTCTAAACAGAGAGAGGTTTTGGCTGATACCATATGTAGTAAAAAATAGTTTACTTTTCCTGTAAGTTCTTAAAACAGACATTAATTGCCAAGGTAATGCTAAAGTTAGGcttttaattacatttcaaaTTAAGATGGATGTATGTGGTGAACATTTTGTTTGATGTcctaatcaaaacacaaaacgaAGAAATGCAGAGTTACAGGTATATTGTTTTGGTGCCATATTAAGAAGGAAATATGGACAGGCAGCCACAGTCTATGATGGAGTAGAGTAAGGTTAGCTCCTGGTGCATGTGTGAGACTGGATGAGCCATTTAGTGTTTGGGAAGGGACTGTGTAGAGAGCACAGGTCGAGAGTGACTGTCACATCTGTCCTGAGAAATACTTGCACATTCTTTTACCAATTAGGAACACGGTATAGGGATGTTCTCTTTGAATCATTGAGGATTGGAGTTCCaatgaataaaggaaaaagtGAAAGATCTTGCTTCTGGTTTGACTACGAAGAAGATGGGTCATCTTGCTTTGCTGGGTACAAACCAAGGCCAAGGGGCTGGGATtcccagagtcagagaaagcatCATGGCCTGCAGTTGCACCACAAtactgtgtgtatttatttcccTCTAGGAAGAAACCATGTCTTCTTGGGAACTTTAATTTTACCACAGGGTGCTTCATTGTTCTTCCTCTGGGTAACTCTGGTCAAGCAAAGCTAACAGCAGCCACAGTGCAGGCTCATGCATTTTCTCAGATGGCAAAAATTAACTCTTGAACTCTTTTTTTCTGGGGGAGTTAATGTACGGTGACTTCCCTAGGTCTGTAAGACcatggaaaattaaaattgatCTTACATTGTGGTTTCCTGCAAATGCCAATGAATAGGACTGTATGGGTTCTGCTTTCTCTTTGAAAAGTAGTATGTAGTGTTATAGTTCTGGCTTTGTTAGGCCTCAGACTTAGCTACAGTCACTGTACCACCCTGTACACTGCTGTAGGGAATGTAGTGGAGAGGACCACTGAATAATTCTGACTTACTTAGTAACCATTCCAGAGGAGTTTGCTATGAGAACTAATAAGCTTTCAGACAAGTTTCTCTGCTAGTGTGCTCATCTAAAAAGGCttcatatattctctctctctctctctctctctctctctctctctctctctctctctctctctctctctctctcgtttcccACAAACTATAATTTTTCCCCATGATTCCAAACATCATAGAATCATTTTTACCTTTGAAAATGAGCACGCACAGAAGTTGTGTGGTCCCTCAGAAGGTAGGAAGAGGTCAAGAGAGAATGCCCACTTCCCTCTACAGATGTTTTCCTGACCGAGGGTTCCTTCCTACCAGCGCATGGGCTGTGTGGTTCAAGGCCATGATCATTAATGGAATACTGGTCAGAAcgaaagaaaaaagttttcatAGTAGCCTGAGTGTTTATCCAGATCATGAATAAGGTAATACAGGGTGATTTCCTCAAACCCACATGCAACCTCAAGCTACAGTTGTAGGAAACTTCCAGGGCTGAGGCATCAAACAGCAGAACTTGAGTGACTGAATCCAAGATGGAAAATCCCCTGCCGAACTGCTTTCCTGTCTCTCATCTGATCCATTATCATCTCAGGAGATGTTTTTGAGGAGGGATGGACTTCTGTTTGAAGTTCTGGACCTGGAGCTTAGTCATAAACTTAGTAGCTAATGCTTGTGGCTTTCACTTATGGACACTTGCAGAGTTAAGATCTGCATGCTGAACACAGCTCAGCTTCTTACTCAGTACTCCAAGCCTGTgtgctctccttcttccctctgagCTGTTCTTATCTGAGACACTGAAAGCATAGTCAGGTTGCTTTCAGGCTCTGTAAAGCAAGTTGAAGAAAGAGTCACATGGATGTACTGGGATTTGAGCCCACATTTTCTTAAGCCCCCTTCCCTAGCCTTCCTTTAAACATGACCCATCCCTGCTTAGTCCCATTTTAAGAGTGACTTATGTTTATAAAACCACTGCTTGTTGACATTCAGGATGGTAGTACCCATTAAATAGTGAGTGCTGGATGCTTTGTGGCCTGCGTATTTGCATATGTCACTGCTCGTTCATCAATCATGATATTAACAAATAGCCACTAATTGTTGAAAGCAGTTGATACAAATGTGTTGTGCTCCTGTGGgacaaaatttatcttaaaaatttatgtccttaattaatattaagttccTAGATGTATTTAAAATATGACCATGCAGGTGATTACTATGATATTAAGTTAATACTTTATCTTGTAAAGGTAATCCTTCAGACTGTACACACACAACAGTTATTTTTCTGATGCAaagatttaactttttaaaaaatcccaatCTAATGTAACTCAGGGGATAAAGTTGTCCCATGGGCAAGCCAGGCCTCTTAGTCTCTGAACATTGTTCAGGTGACATGATTGATCTCTGTGGGACAGCATTAGAGACCACACAGATCTGGTTTCTCTCCCATTAGTTGATTTATGGAATTACATTAGTGAAGCTGTGCCTCTGGGGGTTGCCCTGCCCCCACTCCTGTTCCTCCTGCTGCCACTTTATAGAGAAGAGGTTGAAACACTGGAAAATCAGGGGCAAgggtgtttattttcctttttttcctcttttcccccatttaaaaaaaaagtgtgttgttGTACAAAACCACAATAATGTTCCTAGAAGCTAGCTTGAGATTCTCAGGGATTTGATGACAAACACCTTGATATTATCAAGTAAAGCTAGATAACTTTATGTAGAACCATGTTCCAGAAGGGGAGAGACATGCTAGATTCAATTTTAAGTTCTAAGGGCCTCAACCAATGGCAGCTGTGACATCCTGGACAAAACACGTCTGTAATTTGTGCAGAGTGATGGCACCTTCCTGCTAAGGAAATTCATTTGTAGCCCACATCTAAAGTAGGTCTGTCACTCCAATTGAGAGAAGTAGAGAAGGGGAAATCAGCAAATAACATTTCATAAAGTTTTGAAGTCAAGtgggttttaaaaatacatacataggcatagataaaatattaacccttcatattttaaattgaaacatTTTTCAATTTGTAACCTCATGTAATAATTTCAAAATGAGTTTTCAGTTTAAGAATTAAAACATGCTagtaggaaatatttttaatacaaagaTGCAATATATTTTGGCTATAGGAGGGAAAACGAAAAAGTTTCAATGACATCAAAATAAGATGACAAATGTTTTTGTTACATTAAAATGTAACAATGAGATAATCTATGGAGAAGATCCAGAATTGATGAACAACAGGTAAATAGCTCAGAAAAGTTCGGTTTTGATCAAAGCCACAAGACACCTTTATCATGATGGCACTGAACCGCCCAATCACTAGATTCCATAGGAATCTGCCAATCACTAGATTCCACAGGAGTTTCagactgtttttatgttttgggtACAAACTAGCTTTTTTGGTACATAGTAAATCCGTACCACTTTCTGTTGGTTAAAAATAGTTGCTTTTGAAAATAGGATAATATTGCTTCCTAAATGAAACCAATACTCTGATCCATCTAAACAGCATGGAGGACTCTAAGCAGTATTTTATGTGGTAATTTTAAGGagtaaaataaaatggggggaaaagcattttattttatagagaatATATTCTTGAAACTTAGACatcatcaaataaaaaataaacaaacattcagaaaaacaatgagaaaaaaattaaataacattgAACTTCAGGCTTCGCCTTGATCACAGAAAGCTATTTGATGATGAAGGAGATGTTTCTTAGTGAGGAAGGCGGTAAAGGTGACTTGACTTGGAAAGTTTTAATGACTTCGTTATTGAATGGCTCATCTGTGCACCAGATTTTGGACAGAGTGGCAGAGATTCACACAGTCCAGACTTACAGAGTGGTGTAGAATGGCTTGGGCAAGTGATCTGTGAGACTGAATgtttaaaaaatctttagaaaGGAGAGAGATTTCCGCCATGATTTCTCCAAGTGGAACATTGTTTATCATTGGAAACTAGAGACAGGAGTTTTTGCTCTGAGCCCTAAAATCTTGTTGGGATGTTCATTTTGGATACAAAGTTAATACTATTTCCCAGGAATAGGtgcaaatgtgtttttatttctttttattgatttttttgagctctacgTATTtcgctgctcccctccctgcctctcccctcccccttaaccctctcccaaggtccccatgctttttAGTACTTGCAGGTCCTCTTAAAATCTATTACTCTGAACATATTGTTCACCTTTACCAGAAAACAATTCACTTTAATTTTGTATTGAAAACTTTAATAGGATGGTGTCCTATTCAGGACATTTCACACAAGCAGGGTATGTTCCAATTTCTTATATTAtacaaaatactaaaaaaaaattgtgatgtAGTCATACAGCAATATTTAGATAAAGCAATAGGTTGGAGTGAAgctgtatttaaatatattttttctccaaTGAATTAGTTAAATTATGAAAGCTGAAATGAGCTCAAAATACTTGCTGTAGGCTAGTGATTGGTCGTGTGTTTTTCGGCTATTGCAGAGGATATTATGTGATTTGAATGGAGGAAACAAAAACAGTCTGGAAATTAGTTTTGATAAAAACATCTTTTCAAGAATATCTTTAGGTAGACCTATAAGtgctgtgggtatgtgtgtgcatgcctacaCATGTGTGTCCCTTCCGTTCCGCTTCAGTGGTTTATGCCTATCTTATGCTTGTTATTTCACTTGGCTCTGGTATCCTTGGGCGTTTCAAGGTACCTGTAGAGGGGAGCAGTGGTGATTTCATCCAGGTCATCTCTTGTTCCCTCACCTGCAGAGACACCTGTCTAGAAACTGAATTATCCTGCAGGGCAACTGAAAATCCTCCGTCCGTTCAGCatcatggtttctgtttcctatTGAGTGATGCCGCATCGTACTTCAGATGCGACAGCCCTTAAATAATTCCGAGGACTCGTCCTGCAGGGCTTGAAAGGATCCTAGCAGTCTtgttaactttttctttaaagcattatgaggaaaattttttttttctctgtgaaacttATAGActgtgtcttagtttcttttagGAACTTGAgaatacataaatagaaaatcAAGCCTGCTGGCgcctctctccattttttttttttgagtattcatctttactgctttttttttttttttgctaacagTAAAAGCTACTTTTTCTAATCACtgtgtatttttatgtaaaatcagATATAAATTATAGTCAGGGAAATATATACTAGTTTACTGGCTTTTCAGGTTTTTGTAGTTAAAAATATTGGGCCCATATTGTCACACAGAGAAGGTGTAAAAAGTGCTTCTAGTCTTAAGCAACTTATTAAATAAACAATGATTAATTACATTACATAGTTTCACTAAAGGGGTTATTCTTGATGTCTGTTATTGTAAGGGAATCAATGTAAGGAAAGGGTTAAATGCTTCCTATAAATGCCAGTGAGCTAGAGAACACATTTAGTGCTGAAAAATTGAGATGTATATATTAGTTACATTACTATAGGAAGAAGGTACAGGCATGCATTTAGTATACATGTCAGAGAAATGTATATGATATGATTTGGAAATGAAGTCAAGTGATCACATCTacgtggggtttttgttgttgtgtgttttgtgGCAGTTGTTCCCACACACCCCATAGAAGAGTTTGCGAGTTGCTGAGAAGGTGGCTTTTTTAAGCACTGATATAGGAAAGCTAGTGTTCCTACAAGGAAAAAGTGAGAGTCCCTAAAAGAAGTAGAATTCCAACCAAAGAGGATGCCAAGCACTATGTAGAAGGATGTTTGTCAAGATGGAGTGTTTATTCCTTCATTCTTCCAGAAGTTTGAAAATCTGCAGCGTGGAaaacaggagaaaaggaaggaacgaGGGCTCAAGATGTGACTTAAACATTTGATTTGAGAGTGAGAGCTGAGACCTGGGTGTAGGTTTTAGGTTCAGTGGTGAATTCTCGAGACGGAGAGTTCTGTGTCACAGCTGATGTCGTTCTGACTTCCGCTTTTGAATAAGTAGCATTATCGCAGAGTACAGCTAAAATTCTTCAGGTAGTAGAAGGAACCCATGTGACTCTCCTCTTCACTTAACTTGTGTTTTAGAGGGCAGTCTAAGGCGTTGAGAAAAGTGTTGGACAGGGAGAAAACTCTGCTGAAAGTGCTCTTCCTTGCTCAGCACACCAGACCGTAACTGGATGATTGATAGAAGCATCCAAGGGGTAGAGATCAAATAGGAGAGAACACGATGCATGTCTGTAGAGCAGGAAGAGTGATGGGCATTTCTGCGGATTTCAGCAAATCGGCCAAGTTCTGAAAAAGACCTGTTTTCTCTAAAACTTCATAAAGTAGAAACTgatgaaataacttttttttttttttaagaaagaaaaccactgaAGTGTAATTATCGGAAATGGGGGTAATTAGTGATGGTGGGTCAATGATCAAAAAATTATGGTTCTGGGAAATTACAGTTCTACGGATATGTTTCTGTATGCTTCAATGAGGTACGTAATGATTTTGATGGAATCAAGAataagaaaaactacaagatatagatagatgaaaaGTCAGTTGCAAAATCTTTTATTAAGTCTTAAATATCTTATATGCTACTTCTAAtccatagaaaacaaaatagagaatGCTGGCTTGTTCCCATAcccaaagaaatatattttatatttgctgcAAGGCTGCTTTGTGTAGCATTGGggatcatttttttgttttttggtttttttgttttgttttgttttgtttttcaagacagggtttccctgtagtttctacaacctgtcctggaactagctcttgtagaccaggctggcctcgaactcagagatccacctgcctctgcctcccgagtgctgggattaaaggcgtgcgccactactgcccggctggGGATCATTTTAAAGTGTGATCTTTCTCTGGGTTTGCCTCTTCCCATGAACATGAATTCGTGTGATATGGAAGAGAGTTGAGCTTGATGCAGACTCGTTCAGGCCACAGGTGACAGGATGTTAGACTAGTATGGGCATAGTATATCAGAAGTCCAGGAAACCAAGTTGTTGGCTTCTCATTAGAAGTAGAATAAAGTAGAATGGAACAGAAAATATATGAACGTAACGCAGCCAGTGATGGTTGTTAAGTTGTAGATTCAGCTGCATTAGGCTGCTGTGTTGGccacttacaaataaaaatgggaaaacatATGCCATATTAATAATGCAATTGAACAAGTTTATAGTGAGGGAGGAAATTATCCTTTGAACATTTGTTAACAAGATAAGGAGcaaaatataaatgtttctatAAGTGACATGCTTTGATTCTTCGAGGTAGGCCTCTACCTGTGTTGTGCATTCATGGTCCTGCTAAGAGTGTGGTTAAACCCTTGATAAACTACATTCAGCTAAGCATATCTGTAGGCAGGTGCTACTGCTTTCTAATGCCTATCTCTAAgctctgtagacacacacatacatgcagctGCAGTGTGTGTCCAGGCTTAACGAACTGTTTTTTATTCTTCCCAACTTCCCCCTGTCTGTACATTTATGATTCCCTAACTCTAGGGTGTAGCTTGTTTCTCTTTTACTCTCACCCTGCTCCCAAAcaaacacatggagacttatcattacttatgaatgcctggcctggCCTTAggttgacttgtttctagccatcttttccttccttccttccttccttccttccttccttccttccttccttccttccttccttccttccttccttccttccttagtgctatgattaaaggcttCTAACCTGCTTTCCTTAATTTAaatatcccatctatcttttgcctctgggcctttacctttttctattctatacttttctttccctcaactccatggctggctggctggctggccataggcatcctcctgtcttttcttttccttttctccattctcccttttcttgttcttctcttatttattctttctgcctcacAGCCGTGACTATTTCTCTCTCCCGCCTAGCTTTTGGCCGTTGAgttttttattaggccaatcaaggtgttttaggcaggcaatgtaacatagcttcacagtttaacaaatgcaacacaaagcaatatatctttgcattattaaacaaatattacaaagcataaaagaatataacaTATTGCAAGCTAATAATTTTCTGTAATGCTAAGTCTTAATGCAAGGTTCTTAGTTATTATTCTTATGTTCAATTCCCATCTAAGAAATAAACTAAGTGTATATTGAACAGTTGGAATTTTATATGACTCTAGCAGCAACAGCACACATGTGGCTCACCTTGGCTTTGTCCTCCACACCTGGATAagggacacacagagatgcaTGATGACAACAGTGCCACTCTGGGTGGTGCATGATGTCATATTAAGATTTTATGCTGTGTTTCAAGGTGTGTGGTTAGGTTCTGTATAAGAGAAAAGGGAATgttggaagaaacaaagaaaggacagGAGAAGCGAGGAATACACAAGGCTACAGGACTGCTGCAGACTGGGGAAGCATTGACAGCTTTAGGTCACTCTTGAGTCTCCTTATATCAGAAATGGCCAGAGATTGTTAATGTTTCACAGCCTATGAGAAGACGGTTCTGGGTTTTAGACCCACTAGACCCACTCagaattctttctcttcattcaccGCAATGGAAAAATTATTTCCAGGGAAATTAGCTCATCTTAGCTTTTCTTGCCTTTCCTGaattctctccagccctccctttcctcttctcctttcctatCTTCTCCTATTTAAGGATAAAAATCAACTCTTCAGTTAGAAATGTAGTAAGGCCACGGTGAGAAGACAAATCCTCCAAACTAATGATAGTGCTTAGGGAACTAAGGGCACTAATTTATAAACAACCAAGCACTCAAGCATGTTAGCATGATCTTAAAGGGGTTATAAGGAAAGTTCTTGGGCACATGCTGAATTGAATACATAGAAAATATTCCATAGTGATGGTGAAAAGATTATTGCTTGCAACATATTATAAACAAATCTTACGCCTAAAAATGAAGGCCTATTAATTTTCTCTAAGAGTTACTGTGCTTGCACAAAGATGTAGAAAAACTCATGAGTATTTCCTGAGGATGAACTTGAATGTATAGACTGGAGTATTCTGGGATGTGGTGATACTCTGATGTCAAGGTCGTGGAATCCTTCTTGTGTGTATCCTCTTAGCATAAGTGAACTCAAACATCTTTCCAGTGATTGAGGACACATGTAAAAACTTGaactatttaattaaattaattcttggctttatatcatttattaaaaaatatttaaaaagacaaagaagtcaGAATAATTGTGAACATGTTTTGTGTTAAGTTGAGAGccgagaggagagaggaggagaaaatatTGGGAGAGCCAGGCTGCAAAGTAGCCATGGTGTTCTTGGGAGCATGCTTCTAACCAAGTGAACTGTTTTGGTGATGACATCTAATTGGTGGAACTACTTAGAATGAATGTTCTTTGAGTTCCTCTGAGCAATTTGGGCTCATAATACCCTCAGGAGGTTCTGGGCTGGGTCTGTGTCAGTGGCTCAGTGTTCCCTGAGGAGACACTGAACAACATGCAAGTGACCTTAGTCAAAACATCACTCATCCTTCATGTTTATATCATAGCAAACAATAAATATTTCTCCAGAGCCCGGGCCTATAGGAATGAAAATACCATAAGTAAGATGGGC
The genomic region above belongs to Arvicola amphibius chromosome 14, mArvAmp1.2, whole genome shotgun sequence and contains:
- the Cxxc4 gene encoding CXXC-type zinc finger protein 4, with product MNTNVCVEPGPSPEAPGLPKESHLPEGALNSLVDYNSEMERYRSFATSFYKTNGGAFPQAAKIARITTPIFPSSAAAAAAAARIGMSPWNCDNAATAAATAMLWGSGGGGGGGGGGGGGGGAGRKSSSAAASSSASSSAILPSAGGGGGGGGGGGGGGGGGGRTSMHHRNDSQRLGKAGCPPEPSLQMANTNFLSTLSPEHCRPLAGECMNKLKCGAAEAEIMNLPERVGTFSAIPALGGISLPPGVIVMTALHSPAAASAAVTDSAFQIANLADCPQNHSSSSSSSSGGAGGANPAKKKRKRCGVCVPCKRLINCGVCSSCRNRKTGHQICKFRKCEELKKKPGTSLEVRGDDFLFPSVAPSLLTPFSSPPQGFLSGFKTQHALF